The sequence TGCTGGACTACGTCCTGCCCGAGGTCACCGTCAACACGCTGTGGCTGCTGCTGGGCGTGGGCATGGCGACCGCACTGCTCGGCACCGCGCTCGCCGCGCTGGTGGCGCTGTGCGAATTCCCGGGCCGGCATATGTTCAGCTGGGCGTTGCTGCTGCCGCTGGCGATGCCGGGCTATGTGCTGGCGATCGCCTTCATCGGCCTGTTCGACTACGCCGGCCCGCTCGCCACCGTCTTGCGCGGGCATGGGATCGCACTGCCCGAAATCCGTTCGCGCGGCGGCGTCATCGCGGTGCTGTCGCTGACGCTCTACCCTTACGTCTACCTGCTGGCGCGCCAGGCCTTCGCCAGCCAGGGCCTGCGCGCACTCGAGGCCGGCCGCGCACTCGGCATGCGCCCGCTCACGGCCTTCCGGCGCGTGGCGCTGCCGCTGGCGCGGCCCTGGATCGCCGGCGGCGTGCTGCTGGTATTGATGGAAACGCTGGCCGACTTCGGCACCGTGGCCGCCTTCAATTACGACAGCTTCACCACCGCACTCTACAAGGCCTGGTTCGCGCTTTTCTCGCTGGAGGCGGCGCTGCAGATCGCCGCCGTCATGCTGCTGCTGGTGCTGGCGCTGATCGGCCTCGAAGCGCGCACGCGCGCGCGCCAGCGCTACACCGCGCTCGGCACGGCAGCCGCGCGGCGGCTGGCATTGGGCCGCCTGCGCTGGTTGGCGAGCGCGCTCTGCGCCGCGGTTCTGCTGCTGGCCTTCGTGCTGCCGGTGCTGCAGCTCGGCACGCTCGCCGCCCCGCATCTGCCGGAACTCGACCGGCGCTACCTTGGTTTTGCGGCCAATTCCGCCGGCCTCGGGCTGGCTGCCGCAGCGCTCACTACGCTCGCCGCGCTGCTGCTGGCGCAGGCCGCACGCGCTGCACCCGGCGCGCTCACCGGCCTGGGCGTACGGCTGGCTA comes from Nevskiales bacterium and encodes:
- a CDS encoding iron ABC transporter permease codes for the protein MGGRHWQVLALLVCLPTLLPLGATLAALLRPDAALWAHLLDYVLPEVTVNTLWLLLGVGMATALLGTALAALVALCEFPGRHMFSWALLLPLAMPGYVLAIAFIGLFDYAGPLATVLRGHGIALPEIRSRGGVIAVLSLTLYPYVYLLARQAFASQGLRALEAGRALGMRPLTAFRRVALPLARPWIAGGVLLVLMETLADFGTVAAFNYDSFTTALYKAWFALFSLEAALQIAAVMLLLVLALIGLEARTRARQRYTALGTAAARRLALGRLRWLASALCAAVLLLAFVLPVLQLGTLAAPHLPELDRRYLGFAANSAGLGLAAAALTTLAALLLAQAARAAPGALTGLGVRLATLGYALPGALLAVGLYVPLARGVGLLNAQFGWTLALQGGLALLLVAYGVRFMAVAHAPVAGGFLRIRPSMIEACRLLGVGRLTQARQLYWPLLRGALLTAMLLVFVDVMKEMPITLMTRPFGWDTLATRVFELTSEGEHARAAVPALGIVIAGLLPVWLLNRGADRATAA